Part of the Henckelia pumila isolate YLH828 chromosome 2, ASM3356847v2, whole genome shotgun sequence genome is shown below.
ATGGATGTTTTCAAGGGATGATTTTATCGGATTGATGATCTTAAAGGATTCTCAGGGCTTACTGCTTCAAGCCAGTGCTGTAGGGCTAGTTTCTGAGCCTTCTCATCCTTGGACAATCCCTTTCCGACCTGAAATTTAAAGACATTTCATCATTAAACCCATATTTAATGAAAAGCGTATGGGAGCAGCAATTGGCATAGTCAAAATTTGATTCCGTGTAACAGCTTATGCATCATGTTATGACCGTGACCCAATCATTCAGTCCCCACAGCATGAACACAAAcagaattaaaatataatgcACTTTGAGAGAAGAAAAGAGCAGTTTCAGGATAAATACCTTGGCTGCTCTGGTACCCGCTCTAGCCCAACGTGAAACAGCCGTTTCTGGTTTCTCAACATTGAAGAATGAAACAGAGCTCCGCTTGAGAGCTGCAAAGTCCAAGGCTTTCCACCTAGAAATGTCAAATACTACCAATTAACATGTATCAAGCATTACAAAGAGATAAACCACGAGTAGAACCATGCCGAGTTTTTATTAGTTTGTATGAACATACCACAACTCCTCTACAACAACTGCACAATCTGCAAGGTTTCTTCGAGTCCGATAGCTCTTGTAAACCTTTTGCAGCTTCACCGCAGCTGCATCAAGCTCGCTAACGGGGCGTGGAGAAAACATTATGGTCGGTTCAGGGACAGAAGCCGCAGTTACTATATTTTGTGTGCTACTTTCCAAATTAACATAATCCGATCCAGTTTTTCTGATATCTTGAACTAGATCCTTGAATGAAAGTGAGGTTTCGAGCACTAGGTTTGCAGGTTCACAGTTCTTCAACTTGATAGAATTCTTTCTTATCATCTTGTTGCACCCTTTTGCCATGGTGAAGGCTACAGAATCTGCTTTGCCAAAACTATTTGCTCGTAGTGTCATTGCCTGAATTAGGATAGAAAAAATCAATCTCAAGAGCAGAAATGTGCGTTCCAATAAATCTTGAATAATTGAAACAACCAGATATATATAGTTACGAAgtttaaacaaaaaatttcaaGGCCGTTAATTTACTTGCGCAGTTTGAAATAAAAATCTATGTCAGATTTCAAAATTCTTGAAAAGCACATACGAAAATTCTTTCAAATATCAACAACCCCAGCGGTGTAGGCGTGCCGCCGTATGAACCTCTTTTAGTGGGGAGATGCTCGGGTTCGATCCAACTTCGGGAGAAGCATGGTTTGATAACaatttcaaagcaaaaacagCCCACCTCCATtgtaattgaaaaataaaaactctttTCCAAATTGTCAACCCTGTCTAATTCAGGGTCATTGTCAAACTGCTCAATAAAGCTTGATAGTTGATAATTGACAGTCCTTAAATATGGGATTAAGACATGGTGATaccaagacatgcaaaaacatatTCAGATCAGCTTGTAGTAAAAGGTTCAAACTCTTAAAGTCACTTTCTTGGCATGATTTCTGATGATAAATTCACTAAATTCCATTCCCACAGCAATAAATCCTTCCAACTAATAACACCAGCAAGAAAGAAAATAGGCTCACTTTAGGGGTGGAAAGATCAAGAACAAAGGGGGAAATCTCGATCGAACCAATTAAAGGGTTTCTAaataaagattaaaaataattcaCCTGAAATGAAAGACCGGGGATCAGATCAAATTCCTAGTTTCTTTCTTTTAAAACCTTCTTGCAATAAGTGTGTGTGTCTCCAAAAACAACCACCACCTGCCCCCCTTAAATATGCCCGCCTTTAAGTGGGATTGTGGAAATCTTGAACGAATTTAAAAAGAGAGGCCACTAATGTACACCCTCAAACACGGCTTCGCAGTGGTCTTCGAGTGCTGCTTTCTCGTACCCAAATAAAAGGAAATTTCTTGAAATGGGAATGCAGAAAATAGACGGGACTTTTCAAAGCTTCACACACACTTTCAAAGCACGAGCCCGATTGGTTGAATTCAAAGCTCGaaacttttttattttcttgaaatGGGATATATACTTACCTTTTTTGGAAGCTAATTAAACCCCTCAACAATCACCTGAATTAATACAAAAATCATAgagttcaaaatttatattccCTAAATAGAAAGACATAAATTTCTTGCTAGTCAGTCAAAGAAAGCGTGCTTCAGAAACGCAGCTTCCATGAAGAATCAGAACAGACGCAACAAACCCGGCTGTCAAGAACCTTTAATATGCGATTCTGTCTGCAAACTTTGTCGTGGGAAAAAAAGGGTTTATTTTAATAGAGGTCAAATAGAGCCGATAAACATGCATTTTGCTTTTGATGAAAACCTTAATTTGTGATGTAAATTTGTTTAAACAAATCATTTGTTTAACTTTTCTTAAAAGTCTAAGGTGATGCATGACACGAAAACGCGCCAAAGATGGACCATTTTGGGTCTCCTTTTCTTGGTCAAGCTAGTTGCACGGCATTCGTCGTTTGGTTGTACGTACTATTAATTGTGTATGTCATCGATTACATCACATTGGGATCTGGCCATTCTTTTCAATTTATTTCGCTTCTTTTATTCCTCTGATCTATTAAAtgagattttaaaaattatgcgTTAATTCTCAATTTGACAAAGTCACAATTTACAATAAATCGTTGACAAAGTTAAGAAGCCATACATGTGTTTtattagaggtgtcaaaatgggttaGCGAAACGGATCGACTCAAATTTTAAGCGGTTTGAAAAAACACCAATTTAATCCATCTATTTTAGGTGGCGGAACGGACCAACTCGACGGGCTCAAGTGGCGGGTTttggcgggccaacccgcaacccaccattaAGCGAGGGATGCAGGCCCACATTTTAGGTGGGTTGAGAAATTATCAGCTCAACCCACCAATTTTGTACGGCGGGACGAGCCACCCCAACAAACCTAACTCATTTTAACACTTCTAGTTTTTAGTGAAAATTTAATTTGGTAATAATTTCACTTTTAAGGGTATATATATTGAATTCTTGATAAATATTGTCAAAAGAATACATATACTCCCTGGTCCCTCCGTCCCGATTACATAGATCATGTTTTTTTTGTCTAAAATATATAGACATACACAATATTtagtaataattttttacaCTTTTTTACTAATATAACCCTATTAACTATATATTGAAAATTATGCAACCATTTTTTAAATGCATTAaacaaagataaaatatgaattGTCAACGTAATATGTTTTTCCaattattttttcttaatatgtgtgaaaaaaagtaaaattatataatcatatgacCAAGAGAGTACATGTTTTAATCAAAACATTATGCAAGTATTAAAATATCTTGTTTTCAACAAAATGGTCATGTTCTTTTTGTTTTAAACTGAGTTACTCTTAATCAAAAGAAAACATAGTAGGTTTTTGTAAGACGGTCTcacgaatttatatttgttaaATAGGTCGATTCAATCTTTGTTTacagtgaaaaataatattgtaATTATTGTCCTCAATCGAGTCAGATCGAAAACACGtctcacataaaaataaataaatttttttgtgaagATTATATTGACTAGTACTTGGAAAAACCTGCTATATTGACTAGTCCATCGGTTATACGAAAAATATGTTAGATGACCCCCAAGTGACTGTCTAATTGGTAGAATAAGTAAACTCTTAGCTAGAGGTCAGAAGTTCAATTCTTCCCACCAACATTTTCTTGATCTAATGACTTTAGTATGTCACTAATGACTTCACTAGTGTTATTTACTATGCTAAACGATTTCAAATTCTAacctcataaaaaaaataaaaaaataaaatatgttacATGAATATTTGGTgcaaatattattttgtttgatatgttttataaattttaataatataatataatataatataataatttaatgtaaaaatatttttcgtaAGAAGGGGACAGAGAGGGAGTACGTGTGGCACAGATACAATTGCTTGGCTCAAACGCTGCCTTTTCGATGGTGGCATCCCATTCTTTATTCTCCCCAAATCACAGAAACTGCCATCGCACTCCGATATAATCCACTTCCTGGGGGATAGAAATCCAATAATCCTTCCATGGCTGAATCAGGTATTCCCTCTCTTTATATCTGTTCTGTTAATTACTCCTGTATCAATTTTACCTGAGGAATTATGGTTGTAATTGAGGATCATGTTGTTTTTTCCGAGAAATTTATTCTTTCGTGCATCCATTTCTTTGGATTTTATATCCCGACCGTAGGGGAATGTGACGGGGCGCGAAGGAAGTGGAGAAATCGATGTAATTTGAAGTGAaagttgctttttttttttttttttaattttgtggaCGGAACCCTTGATTTAAAATCTGATTTTGTCTCATGTGAGCAGGAAAAGATGTGAAAGCACCCAATTTATTCGATAGGATGAAAGAAGAGATGGAGGCGGCTTTTCAAAGTGACAAACATCATTATAAGGAAACTCATGGATTGAATTATGGCATTGATGAGAATACATCTATGAGTGATGTTAAGGCTCCAAATGTATTTGAAAGAGCCAAGGAGGAATTTGAGGCTCTTGCAGAAGCAATTCATCCAAAGACGGGATCGAAAAGTCAGCATTCGCCCTTGAATGATGAAACTAGGTGAGGAAATGCTCTCCTTTATTTGAATGATCTCTCAACGAGAAAGTGTGACAGTCATGCTTGGGTATTAACAAATTGGGATCATTTGTAGGCACTGCGATGCAGATGATGATTCGAAATGCCAGGTCGTAGTGTTGCGTTCAGGTATGAATAGTGAAAATCCTGATCAtatttagggagtgtttgcaatcgctaaaaaaaagtgattagtttttggcttaaaaaaatcatttttgtgtgtttcttaaacctagattatgtgttagcttatgcttaatttaattgaaatccaaaagctagtaaTGTGGTGATTacgattctccaaaagtgattctaataagaaggtcattgctaaaatcactctaattacttatttatcaaacactacccaactttgatttttagattttcacacttgttttcaaacactaccaatttttgatttttcttaacttttttataatctataaattaattacTTCTACAAAatcacaatctattgcaaacgctcccttaggtagtgtttggaagagcttCTAGAAATAACTTCTTGGAATTACTTTTCAGCTTctcattaacaaaatttcataaaattgcaaaattttgttaattaaaagctgagaagtgcttcctagaagaTCTTCCAAACACTGCCTTAGAAACTCAAGGATCAATCTGGATAGACATGGACATTAGGTTTGATGATCATGACTCCAAACGTTGTcatcagtattgacttagtccCATCATGTGTAAAATTTATCGTGTTTAAGCGCCACTTGTTAACTTGTTTGTGGAGCCACTGTGGTACCTGTTACATTGTGCATGAGTTCTCAACCTGTCAACCAGAACACCAATGCTAAACATCAACCTCAACTCAAAATATGAGGTTATTGGATGGGATAAACTCATATAATTTCGATCTTGGGGCATGGAACTTGTTTCAAATCATTGCTATGGGTTATTGTAATAGTTTCAAAACAGTATTTTCCATCAGAATTCCCTGTTTCTCATTGCACCAAACCTCGCAGAGAAAACCAAAGAAGATACTGAATCACTAAAGCACGCAGAGAAATCAGCGCACCACCATCACAAAGAAACTCATGGCCGGAGTGATGATATTGATGAGAATACCCCCGTCAGTCAAGTCAAAGGTCCAAATGTGTTTGAACGAGCAAAGGAGGAAATCGAGGCCCTTATTCAGACAATCCATCCTAAAAGGGATACAGGGAATGCTGTTTCCACACCAAAGAAAGAAGGTGGATTACCAATATCTTTAGGAAGAGGGTTGGAAAAGTTATGCTCTCCTCGAAGTCGTAAGAAGGATGAATAAATCGATTTTATTTGAGCTTTTTGAGTTCTCTTTTATTTCCTGAAATTTTATGCAGCTAAGACCTCATTTTGTAAACTACTGCATTTTACGCTATACATTCTTAGAGTAGCATTATTGGAATTTTTTGTCATGTATCTACTAttgtttattgtattgcatCCCAGTGCGAAATTTACTCAGAATTTTAGTTTGTTTGGATACAAGTATATTTACATGTACTAAACATATGCCACTACTGCTACGTGATGATCAGCCTCATGAACCCTTCAGACTCGACAGTTGACCACCTTGTTTGCAAATAGTAAACTGGAAACCTAGGAGCTATACTTGAGAATAGCACAAGTTTTTGCCGGAAGCAAGAATCACACCGCCGTTCCCCCATCCAACTTATTGTACGGTCGTGCTCCTTCCATCATCAATCGTACATGTGTAGCAACAATGAACGCATCAGAAACTCCAGTGGCATCTCTCATTTGTCCCCCTGCATCACACTCGAGAAATGAGGAGTGGTGTAAAAGGAGAGATATTCTTGAGACGGGGGATGGACAAAATCAAACCTTTGAATATCAGTGACTTCACAATTAAATTTCTCTAATTCTTGAACAATATCATTTTGCTGCTTGGCCcattcttctccttcttcttccCCATAAATTATGTTGTCTTCTATTAGTTTCTCCCACATGATGAAATTGTCAGAGCAAAGCTCTGAAACATTTGTTTGAGATAATTTTTCAAACTTGTGCTCCTCCATTAAAGGGCGGCATGATTTATTAGAAGAGTGTAGCATCTGTATTTCTGATTGAATCCTCGCCTcgtctggttcaacttgaagcCTTCTATCTTCAAGACTAAGTTCGATTATATCATCAGCATCAATCGTTTTCATGCTTTCAAGTAAGCTACCTTCACATAAGCCATAAGAACCCATCCTTTGCTTCTTGACGAATCCTGCATCGctcagttttcttttctttattttctcaaagAAATTATGCAGGGATATTGTGTTCTTCTCCAGTGACTTGATCAAGAAAAAGATCAAGTGTTTTTTCTTCTTCTCAGTGAGGCGCAGATGATGCTCGACAGCGGACAAATATTTGTGATCATTTTCTTGTTGCTGTCTCAACATCAAGATTTCTGTTCTCAGTGCTTTTTGGTTAGTCCTAAGTTTCTCCAGCTCCGCCTCCACTCCATGCTTGGCGGAATCCAATGAATTTTGAAGTGCTCCTTGTTGATGCAtcatttgagaattgtgcttCCTTCTTTTGATGTACTTCAGCAAATGCTTCTTGCCTTGCTGAAAGGCTTCGTTGGCAAATTCCCATCTGTCCGAATCAATCTTTCTAAATCTCTGCATTTTCAATTCATCACAGACTTCCAATCAATCTTTATATTTATCAGAAGGAACCATAACAATCAAGCCATTAGATATTCTTACGTAGGTATTAAGCTGACGAACAAAGCTAGAAAAATTATTGTGCTTAAAGTATTTAGGGAGCAAATCAGTGGAGAACTTATGAGGATCCCGAACTATGAAACTAGCCCTTGTGCAGCTCCATGCTATTATGGAGTCGGTCTTGGGATCATTGACCATATCGAACGTCTTCGTTAAAAACGGCGGCGGCCCAGATTCTCGGAGTCCCTCCATCGGCTTCGGCATCTCCTCCGCCCATAAGTGACCGCCGCCGCGATGATTATTAGCATCTTCTTCCAGGCTCAGAAATTGCTCTGCTTTGACAGCCTGCATCAAGAATTGGTTTTTCTCAGCGCCTCTTGAAATATTTGCTTCAAAACTCATCGCGGGCTCCATTTCTTTGTGAATTTAATTGTTGGTGGAATTCCGCTATTAATTGATGGCTTTATCTCCACGAAGATACGATATGCTAATGCTGTGAGCGTGCGCCTTTGACAGATGGCGCGAATATGGCCATGCCAGATGAAACGGTGCTCGGTGTGGTCAATCCCTTCACTATATATTACTGTTTATATGCTACATTTTGGATAACTCATGTTCTATtaataaaacattttttttcctttttttttttaggagaaaaacattttttttttggaaatttgaTATTGGATTTTTCAATGTgaaaatataatacataatattttattaaaagtttgttattttttgtatttaaatattattaattttgataTTCTGCAACATATATTAATATTGTATAATtgtgataaaataaaataggatAAACTTATTGGAATGATGAATACGGTTTGTCCTATTTGAATATGTGATCATTTTGCAAAATAATAGGTAGGATTGAAGTCTCCATTGGTAAAATTTCAATCTACCCCatgaatatatttttatttttttttataacgtgggaacccgcagccgctatcTTTCGATGCGCTCTTGGTAAACCCCCgtactaacgcaatagcctgcaaactacgccaGTCAGGTAAAACACACTAGACAAGCcctgtgtgacaggctagtccaagaaggtgttggCAAGGAGAATCGAACTTCTGACCTATGGTCAAGAGTTCACCTACTCTACCAACTTGAACACCCCATTAGGGGCTACCCCATGGGACATGTGtatgtattttatttgttcaaatcatGTGGGTCCCATATAATTAAGTGAGACCCACATTATTTGAACCAACCAGTGATTGCCACCTATCCCATAGGGTAATACCCATGGGGTAGGATCTAACCTACCAATTAATGCTTATTGTTTTGGATAAAATCGAGTTATTCACTTAGGGCACCCACAGTAGTGGGAACATCACTCTCAAACATTTGTGGGTTCATTGTGACATATCATTAATCAAATATCCCACCTTTCAAATATCTCACATTTCACAATCAAATATCCTATAAACCAAACATTTGTGGACCCcattgatattttattactcttaatttatttttcattcaaaaaataattacCAACATTATTTTATACAAAGTATATGACAATTACAATTAATTTAAAAgcctaaatttattttaataaaatatttttaaatttgaaaataaaatatacaattgtcattttatcatttatttattttaattaatttaatttttaacttttcttataaatttaaaatatttatattttcatttattaattttaataaattttttattttaaaaaaaaaagttcaacGGGTGGACAGCTGTCCACCCGTtgaatcaataaaaaaaaaagtaatgaaCTGTATCCGGACATTTCCAACTCAGCACAAATGTCCTCCCTATAAGGAAGGACATTTGTGTTTGGAGGGGTTTAGTACATGCCACCCGCAGGGTACTATCCTGCGGATGACGTGACAGATCATGATTGGATAAAATCAGTGGACCCCACGTGAGACCCATTGATTT
Proteins encoded:
- the LOC140877429 gene encoding heat stress transcription factor A-7b-like isoform X2; its protein translation is MQAVKAEQFLSLEEDANNHRGGGHLWAEEMPKPMEGLRESGPPPFLTKTFDMVNDPKTDSIIAWSCTRASFIVRDPHKFSTDLLPKYFKHNNFSSFVRQLNTYRFRKIDSDRWEFANEAFQQGKKHLLKYIKRRKHNSQMMHQQGALQNSLDSAKHGVEAELEKLRTNQKALRTEILMLRQQQENDHKYLSAVEHHLRLTEKKKKHLIFFLIKSLEKNTISLHNFFEKIKKRKLSDAGFVKKQRMGSYGLCEGSLLESMKTIDADDIIELSLEDRRLQVEPDEARIQSEIQMLHSSNKSCRPLMEEHKFEKLSQTNVSELCSDNFIMWEKLIEDNIIYGEEEGEEWAKQQNDIVQELEKFNCEVTDIQRGTNERCHWSF
- the LOC140877429 gene encoding heat stress transcription factor A-7b-like isoform X1 encodes the protein MQAVKAEQFLSLEEDANNHRGGGHLWAEEMPKPMEGLRESGPPPFLTKTFDMVNDPKTDSIIAWSCTRASFIVRDPHKFSTDLLPKYFKHNNFSSFVRQLNTYRFRKIDSDRWEFANEAFQQGKKHLLKYIKRRKHNSQMMHQQGALQNSLDSAKHGVEAELEKLRTNQKALRTEILMLRQQQENDHKYLSAVEHHLRLTEKKKKHLIFFLIKSLEKNTISLHNFFEKIKKRKLSDAGFVKKQRMGSYGLCEGSLLESMKTIDADDIIELSLEDRRLQVEPDEARIQSEIQMLHSSNKSCRPLMEEHKFEKLSQTNVSELCSDNFIMWEKLIEDNIIYGEEEGEEWAKQQNDIVQELEKFNCEVTDIQRFDFVHPPSQEYLSFYTTPHFSSVMQGDK
- the LOC140877431 gene encoding uncharacterized protein isoform X1: MAESGKDVKAPNLFDRMKEEMEAAFQSDKHHYKETHGLNYGIDENTSMSDVKAPNVFERAKEEFEALAEAIHPKTGSKSQHSPLNDETRHCDADDDSKCQVVVLRSEKTKEDTESLKHAEKSAHHHHKETHGRSDDIDENTPVSQVKGPNVFERAKEEIEALIQTIHPKRDTGNAVSTPKKEGGLPISLGRGLEKLCSPRSRKKDE
- the LOC140877431 gene encoding uncharacterized protein isoform X2 codes for the protein MKEEMEAAFQSDKHHYKETHGLNYGIDENTSMSDVKAPNVFERAKEEFEALAEAIHPKTGSKSQHSPLNDETRHCDADDDSKCQVVVLRSEKTKEDTESLKHAEKSAHHHHKETHGRSDDIDENTPVSQVKGPNVFERAKEEIEALIQTIHPKRDTGNAVSTPKKEGGLPISLGRGLEKLCSPRSRKKDE